The DNA segment GCTCGAAATTtgatgcgtgtgcgggtcAAATGAAGGAGACGAAAAGGGAACAAGAAAATGAAAACAGAAAAGCGAGGGTGGAGCCCAGGAGCAGAGCCAGCACGTACAGGCCGAAAAGACAGCCAcagatgagggaggggaacATGCGTGTGAGAGAGAACGCGGGTTcgtccctccccctcccccgccatCCTCCACGCACGCCACCCGGGAGGATGAAATCTCTGGAGAAAAGAGAGCTGAGGAACAAAAAGAGATGGCAGAATGAAACTTAGTGAAAGGAACGAATATActtgctgcaccgcgtgcacggcatcgccagcgccgtcagcgtcCGCAGCACTAgtagcccccccccccgcacgGCAAAAGCAAGAAAGCCAAAGAGCACGGAAGATAAGCGTTACCTACTCCACTTGCCATGAGCCACGAGAGCATGCGCATCGTTGTCCGTGCACCATTGTGTGGGGAAGAACGGGAGCGGATGTGTTTGCCGCTGGAGtgtcgagcagcacgcgcactgGTATAATGTGGGTTTGAcggcgtctctgtgtgtgtgtgtgtgtgtgtgtgtgtatgcagTCTccaggggagaggggagggcaccCTGTGCCGACCTCCCCATCCTATCACGTGCTCCCCCCTTACTCTGCCTGCCCTCCCACTTCCCACGCTACACGAAAGCAGCACTCCTTCCGCAAGTGTGCAAGGGGAGCCGTACGCATGATCGGAAGCCTTATGCAAGCATAAAGAAAGGCGAAGCAGAGCCACACAGAGCTCACGACtactccttctccttcttcgcctcgaAGCTGTGCGGTGGTGTGCCGGCAGTTCGTCATCCTCTTGGCTTCACAGGGGTAGCGCCTCTCGCCTTCTTACTCTTGTTTAACGCACGATTGGCTATCTAACTGTAGAGaaaaacgcacgcacagataCACGCATACTTACATGCATGCAATGCATGTCTTGGGCTTTCCTCCTATGCAAACAGCCTCCGCTGACTGCAGAAACaaacacacgtgcacgtaTGCCGTCATGCAGCCATCTGCGCgcgctgtctctccctctatcTCTGGCTTCCCGAGCTATTTCACTCCCCCCGCCAAGGCGCCTCTGGAGCCGCAACCCTCCGTTGACGGCGCGTCTGTCCGCCCTGCCTGGATGGCATCCCTCCCTCGCATTCCTTCACATCGGCATTTTCAAAGGGGAGAAAAATAGCAAGCGAAAAgtgcgccgtgctgcgccgaACGTCAAACATGCTGGTAAGCGGTTGTGCAGCAACGTTGAAGTCGTCAACAACGggcgcagccaccaccaccccctccccgacTGTCCGCCCGCTGGTGCACATGAGCGTGCAttcgtgtgagtgtgtgcgcctgtctGGCCTCGCGACTGCAACGGTTAGCAATGGCTCAAGGCCCCCACGCCCACTGCGCGCATGGGCATCTCAAAGGACGTGGTGTTGGGGGGTCGCTGTTCTCCCCCATCCCCGTTCGCTGTTGCCCTGCAGATGCCATTTGCATCTGACGCAATACAGCGCAtacagcgagagagggacggaggagaagcagccaCGTCCTGGAGCTCGCGCGCACGACAGCACGTGCACGCGAACGtacgcagccgcacacactcgctcagacacacaaacaacaTCGGCAGAGAGCTCGAGAGAGATACACGCGGAGGTGCACACGGAGAacaagggggtgggggacaACGCGAAAGCAACAGCGAGAGGGACAGAGAAGGGCCAACGCCAACGGTGGAAGAGACAGAAGGGTGGGGCTACGCAGGAGACAGagtgtgcgtgagagagagagatgggcgGCCATAACGACGATGGACATTATTTGCctcaaaacaaaaagaagaaacagaAGGGTGaaaagacacgcacgcacgcgcagacgcaagaagaggaaggcgggGCTtctggagcagcaggcgcctTCAAAGAGAACCGCAAAACGCAAACACGtccgtccccctcccccaaccaGACGAGCGTAAAAGGAGGGCACGCagagagcagccgcagccgcagcgtgcAACAACACAGCTTTCCAGCGACAACCGCAAATGAAAGGCACAGCCAAAAAGCCCACAAAGAAAAGAGTCGGTGCTACTACGACTCTGGCGGTCGCCCCTAATCTGCGGAAAaggagcagcaccaccagcacacacatGGACACGCGAGAGCGCTGCCGTCAGCAGCTCTTACAGGTGTGCCGTCGGGTACAGACGCTGCTGGAACGGGTAGAATGCACCGGGGTTCATCAGATTGTCCCTGTCCAATGCAACCTTGATCGCCTCCTGTACATCGATGTGCGACTGGCCGTGCTCGCCTGTGACGAGGTGCACCTTGCCCACACCGATGCCGTGCTCACCAGAAGTTGTGCCGCCGAGCTCGATGGCACGCTTGATCATTTTTGTCTCCAACACCCGCAGCTCCGCTATCTCCTGCTTGTTAGAGAAGGGGATGACCAAGTGGAAGTTGCCGTCGCTGATGTGTGCGCAGATTAAGCACTTCTTGTTCGCCTTCGCAAACTCAGCCTCTGTGTACTCGATTATCTCCGTCAGCTTCGAAATCGGTACGCATACATCCGTTCCAAACACTTTCTCCGCCTTGCCGCGGCTGTGCATGGCAGAGAAATGGCACGTGCGGCGCGCGGTCCACACGTCGTCCATCTCCTTACCAGACCGCAAGTAGTGCATCACCTTTGCCTTTCCCACCTCCTTGAAGATCTTCTCCACGTACTGGTAGTCGCGCTTGATGTCACTCATCCCTTGGTCATTGCCGGTGAACTCCAGCAGCACAATCGCCATCtcgggcagcgccgtcttgcAGTAGCTGTTCGTCGCCTCAACGATCCCTTTGTTCATCAGTtcgcaccgcagcagcgtctgcggcacaccgcgctgccgcagcgcgacgACGGAGCGCACAGCATCACCTGTAGACTCGAAGGCGGCGTAGCCGCCAGCGGAGTACTTCGTCTCGGGGAACAGCCGGAAGCAAACCTCGCACACGATCCCAAGCGTGCCCTCACTGCCGATGTACAGCTGCGTCAGCTCCAGCCCAGAGGACGACTTCCGCACAGCCTGCCGCGTCTGCACAACGTCGCCGCGCGGCGTCACAACGCGTAGCGCGATCACGTTCTCGCGCGTCGTCCCGTAGCGCAGCGTTGACATCCCGCTCCCGGACGTCGACACCATCCCGCCAACGGACGGGTCCGACGCGGGGTCAGGCCCGAACAGGAagcccctctcgctcgctgcgcGGTTCAGTGCCAGCTTCCTCACGCCAGCGCCAACCCATACACACGCGTTGTCGATGTCGAAGTTCATGCTGGTGAGTCCCACCGTGTCAatgacgacgccgccagcgtAAGGGATGACGCCACCCTCCACACCagtgccagcgccgcggggCGTCATGGGCACCTTGTGCGCCGCGCACACTTtcaccactgccaccacctcctccacagaGCTCGGGAttaccgcagcggcaggaagCACATGCATGTGGTGCGACTCATCCTTGCTGTACAAATCAAGCATCTTCTCGCTCACCACCAGTTGCTTTTCAGGGTTCTTCAGCACCTTGCGAAGCTCCGCGATGCACGTCGCATACTtcgcctgccgctcctccaaGGTGCCCACATTGTACTCCGCCTGTTTCAGTGGGTACGTCATGGTGATGCACCGCAGGTGGAtaggaaggggagagaaatGAGGGGATCAACGGCTCTGTACGACGAGCTGCCAGTGCGCGCAGCCACGGCGTCTTTCAGCAAAATATGTCAAGCGATAAACTGCGAAAGAACTGTTACGAGCTCGAGAAATATGATGCGTGCAACAGCAGCGTGTGGGGAGGGCGCTCTCCTCTATGAAAACAGGAAGTGGGGTTGGCGCGTGTGATTGGTGTGTATGCATGAGCAGCTGACGCCCATGCGGTGCCATAGAGGGGAAAGCGGAAGTGCAGAAAAGGCGATAGCAGTAGTTTTGTCAGCCTGCTTCAgcgcggcctccgcctcaacGTCGGCACGCCACCCGCGCCCCGCAGGCCGCCACCGGGTGCACCCCCTCGGGGTCGCATAAAGGCTCCCCGCCAGCAGGCAGCGAGCACCgggtggcgtgcgcgcgcgccgcgcccacgcccccgccaccgcgccggcgGGACACGCGCNNNNNNNNNNNNNNNNNNNNNNNNNNNNNNNNNNNNNNNNNNNNNNNNNNNNNNNNNNNNNNNNNNNNNNNNNNNNCAGGGgtaggggtggggggctgccTGACTTTCGCcacagagtgggggagggggaggtacGGGACCGTGAgacgccacgcacggaggtgtCTGGCATCACCAGGGACGCTATCCAGGATTacgaagaaaacaaaaaatgaAAAGGCGATGGCTGTAGTCTTCCACTCGCCCGGCCGCCAACGCAGctctcacccacccacgcaGCGCACTCAGCAAGCGCCGTGTAGCCATGCCCACTCGCACCAGTTGCGGGCTCCCGCATGAGCCCTCTGCAGAAGACGGCAAGGATAACAGGATGAGGAGGGCGCACAGAGCTCGGCAAGGAGAGCGACGGAcaaagaggcgcacacaaaaCGCGACACCCCCACAACAGCAAGCGGAAAGGAAGATGCACgcacgagggagggaggggggatcaacagagggggaggtcggcggcagcggcagagacaGGGGAGAGCtacagggagagaggcgaaggacgaaggaaggggaggggcgcgcaGAGACGGGGAGAGACAAATGTATGTATGCATAGCAGCATGCGAAGGATGCACAAACAATTCAAGCAAACGACGGAGAGCAGGTAggcggcgagcgaggcgTGGGGGGCGCCGGCAGCTGACCTCAtgagcgggggtggggaggagcgGAAAGAAATGCGGACAAAACAGAGGCAAAGAGAGGTGCGACGGGAGAACAAGAGATGGGGGGAGGAAGCCATGAGGGTCACGGTCatacacaggcacacagatATCCGCGTGTGCacagaaagggggaggacaACATATTAGCCGCACCGACATGCAAGTAAACAGGAAGACAGGCAACGCAACAAGAgcaggaaaacaaaaacgctTCGATGTGAGCACCGCATTCGCTTCTCAGCGCGGCCATTTGCCGCCATGGAGCATGAGCCCagccacccccaccaccactctgGCCCCCGGCCCGGCCGCACAGGACCGTCATCGcgcggcgcgaagcagcgggacacacacgcctcccCGCAATGCGCCGCCACAGTCGCCGGGgcgcggcctccgcctcaacGTCGGCACACCACCCGCGCCCCGCCCGNNNNNNNNNNNNNNNNNNNNNNNNNNNNNNNNNNNNNNNNNNNNNNNNNNNNNNNNNNNNNNNNNNNNNNNNNNNNNNNNNNNNNNNNNNNNNNNNNNNAAGTAAACAGGAAGACAGGCAACGCAACAAGAgcaggaaaacaaaaacgctTCGATGTGAGCACCGCATTCGCTTCTCAGCGCGGCCATTTGCCGCCATGGAGCATGAGCCCagccacccccaccaccactctgGCCCCCGGCCCGGCCGCACAGGACCGTCATCGcgcggcgcgaagcagcgggacacacacgcctcccCGCAATGCGCCGCCACAGTCGCCGGGgcgcggcctccgcctcaacGTCGGCACACCACCCGCGCcccgcccgccgccaccgggtgCACCCCCTCGGGGTCGCATAAAGGCTCCCCGCCAGCAGGCAGCGAGCACCgggtggcgtgcgcgcgagccGCGCTGACGCTCGGCCCATCGCGCGGACGGCACAAGCGCCTTCACAGTCGCCGGCCGCTCCAGCAAcacgccgtccagggccTGGCTGCGGACAGGAGTCGCGCTGGCCTCCCCTGTGGGGTAGGcacctgaccctgtcaccaccggaagcggctcggcactggcaggggtaggggtggggggctgccTGACTTTCGCcacagagtgggggagggggaggtacGGGACCGTGAgacgccacgcacggaggtgtGTGCCCCCATCATCAGCGAGAACAAAGAAACAAAGACCTTCACAGTCGCCGGCCGCTCCAGCANNNNNNNNNNNNNNNNNNNNNNNNNNNNNNNNNNNNNNNNNNNNNNNNNNNNNNNNNNNNNNNNNNNNNNNNNNNNNNNNNNNNNNNNNNNNNNNNNNNCGCGCTGACGCTCGGCCCATCGCGCGGACGGCACAAGCGCCTTCACAGTCGCCggccgctccagcagcacgccgtccagggccTGGCTGCGGACAGGAGTCGCGCTGGCCTCCCCTGTGGGGTAGGcacctgaccctgtcaccaccggaagcggctcggcactggcaggggtaggggtggggggctgccTGACTTTCGCcacagagtgggggagggggaggtacGGGACCGTGAgacgccacgcacggaggtgtCTGGCATCACCAGGGACGCTATCCAGGATTACGAAGAAAACAGAGACCAAAGGAAGGAAGAAAAATGCTACGAGAACAAGAAGTGTGTGGCGCgtggcgcttctccttcccttcaCGTGAGTGCTTGCGTGGGATGGGATCGGATCTGGGGGAGGCATGGGGTTCATGGGCGATGGCCCacgccaaaaaaaaaaaaacagcaggagagagacatAGAGACACGGATGGCGTCGTACGGtgagacgcgcacgcacacccagGGTttcgaaaaagaaaacatgGATGGGCACCGAGAACCCGCGCCCATCTCTACCCTCCGAAAAGAGGGTGCAACATATACGTGCCTCTCCCACTGCCGTAcgcgagtgtgcgtgtgtggcggagTACGTGCCGCCAAAGTTATcgcgcgtctgcgctgccTGCCCGTCGTCTTCcgcgcagtcgctgcgcTACTCACCGAGCCTTCGTGTCCCGAAAAGCGCCGCCACACCCGCCTGGGCGTCCTCGGAGCGAGCGACCAAGAGCATCGTCCCCGCTTCAAGCCTCAACCTTCACTGACCACGGGCTCGGCGTCTTGCCGTACTGGATATCCATGATCTCGTTCAGGAACCGGCGCGCGTAGCTCGGCTCCGAGAGCGGCACGCTGTACTCCTTGCCGCGATACGCAATCATGCTCACGGAAGACACGATGGCAGCCGTGCCGCATCCGAAGCACTCCATCACGCGcccctcctgcagcgcctccgccagctcaGACATGTAGTACGGGCGCTCCGACACCTCGAACTCGCCCCACGACCGTGCAAGCGCCAGGATCGAGTCGCGCGTCACGCCGGGCAGGATCGTCCCGTCCAGCGGCGCGGTGACCAGCTCTGTCTTNNNNNNNNNNNNNNNNNNNNNNNNNNNNNNNNNNNNNNNNNNNNNNNNNNNNNNNNNNNNNNNNNNNNNNNNNNNNNNNNNNNNNNNNNNNNNNNNNNNAAGCCTCAACCTTCACTGACCACGGGCTCGGCGTCTTGCCGTACTGGATATCCATGATCTCGTTCAGGAACCGGCGCGCGTAGCTCGGCTCCGAGAGCGGCACGCTGTACTCCTTGCCGCGATACGCAATCATGCTCACGGAAGACACGATGGCAGCCGTGCCGCATCCGAAGCACTCCATCACGCGcccctcctgcagcgcctccgccagctcaGACATGTAGTACGGGCGCTCCGACACCTCGAACTCGCCCCACGACCGTGCAAGCGCCAGGATCGAGTCGCGCGTCACGCCGGGCAGGATCGTCCCGTCCAGCGGCGCGGTGACCAGCTCTGTCTTGCCCTCCTTCGTCTTCCACAGCGTGCAGAAGTTCATGAATCCGGCCTCCTGCACCTCATCCTTGGAGCCGAGCCACAGCACCTGGTTGTAGCCGAGagcctgcgcctcctcctgaACCAGCAGCGGCCCAGCGTAGTTGGCACCCAGCTTGCTGCCGCCAGTGCCACCGGGCCACGCGCGCTTGCGCTTATCCTCCGCAAGCAGCGTCACGGTCTTGATGGCCATCGCACCCGACTGGTCCTCCGGCGGCAGGTAGTACGGCCCCACGGGCGAAGCAATCACGAAGAGACGCACCGACCTCGAGggagcggcgccgaggcTATCTGCGGTGCCGATAGCAGCCGGACGCAGGTACAGCGAGTAGCCGTGCTCCTTAGGCACGTAATCCTTCTCCGTCCTCACGAACTCCATGATCACCTTCAgcatctccgcctcgtcAAAGTCCGGGAAGCACAGAGAGCGCAtgctgtggcgcaggcgcgcaaCGTTCCGGTCAGGGCGGAACAGGCGCAGGctctgcttctccagctTCTCACCCCTCGCAGCCCTCGTGATGTCGGCAATGTCCGCGTACACTTTCATTCCCTCGAAGCACTGTGTCGCGTAGTGCAGGCACGAcgtctgcggcggcagcgaaaaGTTGGCGAAAGGTACGATCGCCGGCGCACCCCACCTGCCGTCGTTGAAGTCGATTATCACCATGTGCGGCGTAAAGAGGGTGCCAAAGGCGACGCCCTtcatcggcggcagcggcggcggatcGGCCACCAGCGTTTTAGtaagcgccgcagccgtgaAGGAGACGACGGGGGCCCTGCTGCCACGCGCAGCACTGGCCTGGTGCCAGCGTCGGCTCAGCAGCATGGCAAGAGACCTACGGGGCGCTGCCAGAGCAGAGGGGAGGAGACAGAGATGTGGGCAGTCGATGCTGGGAGCGCAGTGAAGTTTATGGGcgagtgtgtatgtgtctgtgcatgCGCTGTGATTCGTACTCGGGTTCACAACGTCTGAGGCGATACGGGGGGATATACTTAGAACGGATCTAACCATGCTGGGATGAGCACaggagaagcgagagagagaggtgtggAAAGAGTGTTTTGCGTGCAGAGAAAGATGAAGACAGGAAataaaagaaaagaaaggagatTCACATGGAAAAGTGCGGGTtcgggagggaggggaagggggtgggcaAAGGCGCGGCATGCCTGTGTGACGCCATGTATGTGGCGCTTCGTTACAACAGNNNNNNNNNNNNNNNNNNNNNNNNNNNNNNNNNNNNNNNNNNNNNNNNNNNNNNNNNNNNNNNNNNNNNNNNNNNNNNNNNNNNNNNNNNNNNNNNNNNGGGCAGTCGATGCTGGGAGCGCAGTGAAGTTTATGGGcgagtgtgtatgtgtctgtgcatgCGCTGTGATTCGTACTCGGGTTCACAACGTCTGAGGCGATACGGGGGGATATACTTAGAACGGATCTAACCATGCTGGGATGAGCACaggagaagcgagagagagaggtgtggAAAGAGTGTTTTGCGTGCAGAGAAAGATGAAGACAGGAAataaaagaaaagaaaggagatTCACATGGAAAAGTGCGGGTtcgggagggaggggaagggggtgggcaAAGGCGCGGCATGCCTGTGTGACGCCATGTATGTGGCGCTTCGTTACAACAGCCCAacgccccttcctccttccaacgcggaagggagaggggcataGCGGAGAGAAAATCGTACACAAATGCGCGCACATACATATCCACACCAAGCTgatgcacgcgcaggtgAGGAAGCAGTACTGCTCGATCCGCACGACGAGCACCGGTGGGTCCGCCACTCGCTGAGTGGGTGGGAAAGAGATAAATCGGCACCGAGAACAGATTGAAACAgcatatgcacacacaacTAAGAACACAGAGATTTAGTCGCCATGGGCATTGACCGTCTTGATGCAATGGCCCATGTCTCGGTTGACAGGCTCCGCACCTTgcgcctctcgctcttcGTACGTGTCTGCTTGAGTTGTGGTCTAGTTGGACAAGCGCACCGAGCGATGTGTGAGGTGGCTCTCGGGCGTTGCGGTGGAGAGCGAAAAACATACGCGCGTAGACATGAAGGAGGAAGCTGAGAGacgatgcgcgtgcgtgtgtatggtGGCGGTGACTGGTAGTGCGGGACGAAAAATAGCGGATATCGTATGGGCAAAGGCGGGCCACCATCGTGGCCGCCCACCGCGACTTcgggggaggagaaagaaaaagagccTGATCGCGCGCAGACATtatctatctatatatagatagatatatgcgcacacacgcagataTAATGTACGCAAAGATGCCGTGAAATGCCAATCAGATCAACGGCATGCAAACCGCGTCAGCGAGAGCAACGCAGCACcggagaagaggtgaaggagcGGACAGCCgaagcgtgtgtgtatgtgtgtgtgtgtgtgtgtttgccaCCAATTCTGCGTGTCTAGGTGTTGTTAATCAGGTCCGCTAGACGATTGAGAATGGTGCGCCTCCGACGCCCACCCGCCATAGCGTCCGGCGCGGatgagccgccgccggaTGCGCAGCCGCGACTACAACTGTACATCGCccccgcgccaccgccgcccggCAGCCGATCATCTTCTATGACGCATGACGACAGAAGCCCAATCGGCACGAGCCACAGCATCAGGAAGAAGCCAAAAACCAACAGTATGGACGTGTAGTACATAAGTCGCAGTGCGAACCAGTACCACATGGcgctctccagcagcaccgccagcatcGTCGCCAGCACAAGCGGGCTGTTCATGCCCGGCACAAACGGGAAGGTGCGCAGCAGTCGCAAGTACAACACATTCACCAAGAGGCTGAGCAACGATCGCCACCAGCTCATCTGATCCACGACAAGAATGGACGCGTGCACGGCAAAGTTGAAGAAGATGAGAGCACGAAGAATCCACTTGGTGCGCGACGGGTGCTCCTCCGCGACTTCGGCGACAAACATTACTGCGCACGCGAGGCCGAAGGCGATGAAGCCAATGGCAACGGCCACCATCAGCGTGGAGACGAGACGGAATGGTCCAAACGGCCTGTACGCGCGTTTCGGCTGTATCCACCAGGAGCCCTTGTCGTCATCCTCGTAGTAGCCGTAGCCATGTCGACTCATCGTGTGCCTCCTTTTACACGCTCacctacacacgcacacttaCAGAGCTTTCCCCGCGTGCCGAGAAATTGCTAGTGACTCGCACTTGCGATCGAGCAGTTCCACTTGCACTGGCGCGTGGCTACTTTGGTTGCTCCCACGATGTGCTACAAGCCGCCGgtagcgcgtgtgcatgcgcacgcgtctGCTCGTGCCTGTACAAGAGTGCGGCTGCGTTGCTGTGATTtcgtttttttctctctttctcgctaTGTAAAACGTGCGTGCCGTTGTCCCTCCAGGAAGGTCTGGATTTGCGCTGCGGTTGTTCACGGTGCGTGCCGCACGACGCGTGCACGTTGGCGTGAGCATGCGCGGGTTTCGTGTTGAGCTCGCAGAGATGAAGAGGGTGTGGACGGGAAAGGGCACAGGTGAGACGATTTTCAAGAtcagaaagaggggagggtgggtCCTCTCAACGGAGAGTGCCTGAGAATGCGAAACAAATCGAGGTGGCCAAAAGACAGCGGCGTCACGCGCATGGAGTCTGAAGCATGTACACCCCATGAAGCACCGTCTTGGGCCTTCTCTGTTTCTTCTCATTTTTTTCTGTTCATTGCTCTTGGCATGTGCCGTCGCCTGTGCGCCGTCCGCAGATTCGGGGGAGCGACATCACGTCCAGCAGACCATAGAAACACAGCCAAGAGGGCACGAGACAATGCAGTGcaacgcacaaacacaccaCAAACCAACAGCAGAGCGCACTCGACCGACGCACGCCTTTCGACGTCGTGCACCAGCGGAGGCGGAAATGGGTGGGCAGCCACCGTCTCGCGTTGAAAAAGGAAGCGAGAAACTGGACGAGAGCAGCGAGGCACGCAAATTTGTgtcttctccttcccttcaACGCGGTCATTCGCCGCCATGGAGCATGAGCCCagccacccccaccaccactctgGCCCCCGGCCCGGCCGCACAGGACCGTCATCGcgcggcgcgaagcagcgggacacacacgcctcccAGCAATGCGCCGCCACAGTCGCCGGGgcgcggcctccgcctcaacGTCGGCACACCACCCGCGCcccgcccgccgccaccgggtgCACCCCCTCGGGGTCGCATAAAGGCTCCCCGCCAGCAGGCAGCGAGCACCgggtggcgtgcgcgcgagccGCGCTGACGCTCGGCCCATCGCGCGGACGGCACAAGCGCCTTCACAGTCGCCggccgctccagcagcagcctgcAGGTCtgttggcgtgtgtgtgtgtgtgtgaatcGATGTCTGGGCGCGTTTGATTGGATGGCGCCACTGTCGTAGGGCTTTTGTACAAGTGAAGGTGGCGGGAACGACGGcagagagaagcggcagtCAGTGAAAGCCTCAGTCGCGCGTGACGGAGCACTGCAAGCGACACAAGCAACACATGAGGGAGGACATGCGCAGCCCCATCTCCGCAGCACTCACCACCGCATCTTCACACCTCCATTGTAGTCTTTCTCAGACAGATCCAATGCAGTGCGCTCTTTCGGTATCTATCGCATACCTCCCCGCCGacctctccccgccccctgTCCAACATCCATCCTC comes from the Leishmania donovani BPK282A1 complete genome, chromosome 27 genome and includes:
- a CDS encoding D-lactate dehydrogenase-like protein, which encodes MTYPLKQAEYNVGTLEERQAKYATCIAELRKVLKNPEKQLVVSEKMLDLYSKDESHHMHVLPAAAVIPSSVEEVVAVVKVCAAHKVPMTPRGAGTGVEGGVIPYAGGVVIDTVGLTSMNFDIDNACVWVGAGVRKLALNRAASERGFLFGPDPASDPSVGGMVSTSGSGMSTLRYGTTRENVIALRVVTPRGDVVQTRQAVRKSSSGLELTQLYIGSEGTLGIVCEVCFRLFPETKYSAGGYAAFESTGDAVRSVVALRQRGVPQTLLRCELMNKGIVEATNSYCKTALPEMAIVLLEFTGNDQGMSDIKRDYQYVEKIFKEVGKAKVMHYLRSGKEMDDVWTARRTCHFSAMHSRGKAEKVFGTDVCVPISKLTEIIEYTEAEFAKANKKCLICAHISDGNFHLVIPFSNKQEIAELRVLETKMIKRAIELGGTTSGEHGIGVGKVHLVTGEHGQSHIDVQEAIKVALDRDNLMNPGAFYPFQQRLYPTAHL
- a CDS encoding branched-chain amino acid aminotransferase, putative encodes the protein MLLSRRWHQASAARGSRAPVVSFTAAALTKTLVADPPPLPPMKGVAFGTLFTPHMVIIDFNDGRWGAPAIVPFANFSLPPQTSCLHYATQCFEGMKVYADIADITRAARGEKLEKQSLRLFRPDRNVARLRHSMRSLCFPDFDEAEMLKVIMEFVRTEKDYVPKEHGYSLYLRPAAIGTADSLGAAPSRSVRLFVIASPVGPYYLPPEDQSGAMAIKTVTLLAEDKRKRAWPGGTGGSKLGANYAGPLLVQEEAQALGYNQVLWLGSKDEVQEAGFMNFCTLWKTKEGKTELVTAPLDGTILPGVTRDSILALARSWGEFEVSERPYYMSELAEALQEGRVMECFGCGTAAIVSSVSMIAYRGKEYSVPLSEPSYARRFLNEIMDIQYGKTPSPWSVKVEA